A genomic segment from Peribacillus sp. ACCC06369 encodes:
- a CDS encoding DUF951 domain-containing protein produces the protein MEEKEFGLKDVVEMKKPHPCGINKWKIIRLGMDIRIKCEGCGHSVMLPRREFAKKMKKVLQKHEE, from the coding sequence ATGGAGGAGAAAGAATTTGGGCTTAAGGATGTTGTGGAAATGAAAAAGCCGCATCCCTGTGGAATAAACAAGTGGAAAATCATTAGGCTTGGTATGGATATCCGGATAAAATGTGAAGGTTGCGGTCATAGCGTAATGCTGCCTCGACGTGAATTCGCGAAGAAAATGAAAAAAGTTCTGCAAAAGCATGAGGAGTGA